The DNA sequence GCCGAATATGGTCTACTTCTCGCGGTTCCTCAGAAACGACATCTTCATCGCCTTCTTTTCGATGGTGCTCCTCGTCGCCCTCCTCTACTACTTCGAGCGGCAGAAGATGCAGTACGCGCTCATCGCCGGGGCGGCGATCGGTTTCGGGATGTCCGCGAAGGAGAACATGCCGATCATCATCCTGATCTTCGGGGTATACCTCCTCTACCTGATCTGGACGAGAAAAGTCCGGCTCCCGGCCCGCTGGATCCGGGATCTCGCGCTCGGGGCTCTCGTCGCGGTCGGGATCATGGCGATCTTCTACTCGTCGTTCGGCGCCCACCCCGAGGTGCTCATGGACGGGTGGCTCCGGGCAATCGAGCACTGGACTTCGATGCACCAGGCACAGCGCCTCGGGGGACCGCCGTACTTCTACATCCTGCTCTTCCTCCTCTACGAGGTGCCGATCCTGATCCTCGCCGGGGTCGGGGTCCTGCAGTTCGTCGACATTCCCGGCATCGTCTCCCGCTGGAGGGAGCGGAGGACGGGTCATGCGGAGAGCCCCGGGGAAACAGAGGGGGCCAAAGAGGAAGAAACGGCCCCTGAGGCTGTAGCCCCACCTATAGAACTGGCTCAGGGCTTCAAAGATCGGCTTCGTGAGATCCTTTCGGGCACCGGGGAGCTCCGGCCGATCGACCGGCAAAAAGAGTTCGCACGGTTCGCCATCTTCTGGATGCTTCTCTCGCTTACTGTCTACGCCTACATCGGCGAGAAGGTGCCGTGGCTGATCCTCCACCAGCTCCTGCCCATGATCTTCGTCGCGGCCTATATGATGACCACGAAGAAGGCGGTCATTGCCGTCCTGGCAGGCATCTTCCTGGTTGCCATGACGTTCCACGTGACGTTCACCCCTGCAGACATCAACGAGCCCATCGTGCAGGTGCAGAACTCCGAAGACCTGCGGGAGGTCTTTGCGAAGATCGACGCCGCGGATAAGGTGGCGGTCGCGACCGACTCCTACTGGCCGCTGCCCTGGTACTACCGGGGCGACCGCGCCTCGAAACTCGCTTACTACAGTCAGAAGGTGAGCGAACCGACGATCTACGGGGGAGATTTCGACCTCGTGATCACCCACGACGGCGATACCTACCCGACTCTCGAAGGCTACGTGATGAAGACGAGCCGGCTGAACTACTGGTTCTCGTACGAGGAGAACAAAGAGAGACTGCTTGAGTACTACTTCCTGCGGGACGGGAAGATGGGGAGCAGAAACCTCGAGGTCTTCTCGAGAGTTCCCGCAGGGACGACCACGTAGGATGCGGCGGGTCGGGGACCCTCTTTTGTATACATTCGGGGAGATTTTTCGGGCCCGTTCAATCGCACGTGAGGGCGGGAAGGGACTGAAACCTCGCAAGAAACCCCTATGGGTTCACCCTTATGGAAGTGAATTTCAGTGGACCCAACCGCATAACCTCGTCATCCCATCGGATTAACTGCATCTCCGGTGCTCGAACTCCTGACGGGACGTCCGGAGCATGAGAAGACCTCCCGGTCTTCGGGTGGGGCTGACGGCGAGTGCGACCGCCGTTCCTGCAGGAGTTTGAGCAGCGTCGGAAGTGCGAGCGAGATCGGAGCTTGAGCAGCAGAGGTGCAAACGTAGTGGGCATGAGAGGACCGAAGGTCTTCGAGACGGGGCTTATCCCCCCCACGCCGGAGAGACTTCAGGATAGCATCGACAACTACAGAATATACACCGGGAGAGCCGGAACAGCAGGCACCTCTGAGGGAGAACACCGGTACGAACCGGGGAGAAAGGGTATGAAAAAGGAGGGGTTTTGCCAGGGTTATCCGAGCTCGTCCCACCCGGTCTTTTTCCGGTAGAAGACGACGCCCACGACAACGAGGATCAGGACGACCCCGATGCCGATGTAGAGAAGGAGGTTACCGCCGAAGTTGAACCCCTCGCCGATCTTCTCCTTCAGGGTATTCGCATCGGTAAGAGCTTCGTTTGCCTTGTTCAGGCCGTCAGCCGCCTTCGAGCGCGCCAGCGGGTAGTTTTTGGCATTCAGGTTATCCTGTGCCTGGGAATAGAACTGGACAGCACTCTCGCGCTTGGTCATGATGGCGACCACCTGCGGATCGCTCGCCATCGAGCGGTTCTCGACGAAGTAGGTGATCATCCCGTCGAGAGTCTCGATCGTCGTGCCGGTATTGGCGACTTCCTTCTCGGCCCAGGACTTATCGAGGAGCGAATCTGCCTCATCCATATTGGTCTTGGCGGTGGCGATGTAACTCGCCGCCTGTGACGGGCCTGCCGACGCAGCGCTGGTGAGCGCCTGGCTCGCGGCGTTGTACTTGGCCTGGACGGCGGTGACATCCACGCCCTCTGCAGCCTTCTCATCCACGTCGGCCTTCAGGTCCTTGAGGCGCTGCTGCTGGGCGGAGAGAGAACCCTCGACCTGGGCCGCGTTCACGACGTCGCGGGACACGGAGTGGGTGTCCTTCACATCCTCATCCCGCAGATGGTCGATCTTGGTCACCAGAACCTTGCCGGTCGCGCTCGAGGGGACGATGCCACGTACCTGAGCATCCAGTTGGATATCGCCGTCACCGTAGGCGATCTCGAACTCCGTCAGGATCGGGTAGTAACCGGTCTTTTTGGTTGTATAAATGGCAACCCCGTCGCGGAAGATTATAAAGTCCCAGACGGGGTTCTGCAGTCCGGTGCTGAACTCGAACGACTCATCGTTCCCGGTGTCGGTGATCATGTCGTAGGTGAGCACGTAGCGCGCGTTCACCTGCTGGCCGGGTTCGAGAGCGCCGCTCGCGGGGTTGACGGTCTCGGTCTTGATGTCGAACGCCGATGCAACCTGCACGACACAGACCAGTGCCAGCAGGAGAATGATCCATCTGCTGATGTTTGCTTTCATAACGCCTCCTCACTCGAACAGGGGCTCTATGCCGTCATCGAACATGGTCGAACGCTTTTCCTTCGATTTGAGGACATCTTCCTTCGTGGACTTTGCAATCTCGAGGAGATCGGTGATCCGTGGAGCGTTGCCGATCGTCGCAAGAACCACCACCGCAGCGACGTAGTCGCTCTGCACGGGGTAGTCTCCGCCACGGACCTCGACGCCGGCGATGTTCTCCTCCACCCAGCTCTTCGACTTCTCCACGCCCTTGCGGTCCATCTCATCCGGGGGGCCCGCGAGGAGAACGAGCCCCCGCTCCGCCGTCGAGTAGTCACACGGCAGGGTGAGGCGCCCGAGCATGGCACGCCTGACAAGAGCAATGATCTTCGCCGACTTGTCCTCCCCGGTCAGCACCTCCTCGGTCTTCTCCTTCTTCCGCATCAGGCCAGAGAGGAGCCCCTGATTCTGCTTCGTTCGCGGACTGACCTTCTCGCTGATGGCATACCCGACGGTGCTGATGCCGCCGCCGCGCAGGGTATTGATGACCTCGCTCGAGTCCACGACCATCTCACCGACGCCCGCCTTGCCGACTTCGCCTGCACGGAAAAGCACGCCGAACCGGCGGACAATCTCGTCGTTCAGTCGGCTATAGGCATCCTTGACACTTTCTCCTTCATTCTTCCAGGCACTGTTGTCAAAAATGAAGGTGTTGTCCGCCTCGTTCACCAGGGTGCTCAGGGAGCGGGCTGCGTTATACGAGTAAAGCCGGCCCTCCTCGGGGGCGGGCAAGATGCCGATCGCATAGACCGGTTCCCGGTAGATGCGCTTTAAGTGCCGGGCGAGTACCGGCGAACCCCCGGAACCCGTTCCGCCGCCGAGACCGGCGATGATGACGAAGGCATCGACATCGTGCGTGCCCCGCGAGTCGATAGCGTTTATGATGGCATCAATCTCATCGGCAGTCACCCGCGCTCCGGTTACGTTATCGGTCCCGACACCGTGGCCTTTGACCACCGTCTGGCCGATAAGGAGCCGGTCCTTCAACTCGATGTTTTTAAGCCCCATCAGGTCGGTTCGCGCTGTGTTTACCGCAATTCCCCTGAAACTCTGGGTCTGCATTCGTTTGTCCTGTTCGATGAACATATCGACAATTTTGCCCCCAGCCTGACCGAATCCTATGAAGAAGACCCTCATTCAGCTTCACACCCTCATATTGACTAATTAATTATATCCACGCTTATGTATAAAGACGTTGTATACATTATTACCCAAAAGTGTTCTTATAATTTTCAGACATAGTGGTGAACGATGAAGGTCTGCATTGTGGGGGGAGGTCTATCCGGCCTGGTCTCGGCTCTCGAAATTGCCGGATCACACCAGGTGGATCTCTTCGAGCGAAGGCCCGTTCCGGGGGGCTGCCTCGGTTCGTACCGGATCGGGGATTACTGGATCGAGGAATACTATCACCATTGCTTTGCCGGCGATACCGCCCTGCTCGACCTCTTCGATACGCTTCAGGTGACCGACCGGCTGGAATGGCTCAAGGGCACCACCGGCTACTATGTCGACGGGACCATCCACCCGCTCACCACTCCGACCGAGATCCTGCTCTACCCTCACCTCACGTTCACCGAGAAGGCCCGCCTCGGGCTGCTGACCCTGCGCTCCCGGCGGTTCGACGCTGCAGCGCTCGACGGGATCACCGCAAAGGACTTCATCCTCGATAATCTCGGCTCAGGCATCTACGCATCGTTCTTCGAACCGCTCTTGAAGAGCAAGTTCGGCGACCGTGCGGGCGATGTCTCCGCAGCCTGGCTCATATCCCGTATCGCGATCAGGTCCGACCGGGGCGCCGGGGGCGAGCGCCTTGGCTACCTGAAAGGGGGATTCCGGCACTTCATCGCGCGGCTCGAGGAAGAGGCGGCGAGACGGGGCGCCTCGATCATGCCGGACTCTCCCGTCGAGGAGATCCGGCGAGAGGGCAGCGGCTGGCTCGTCAACGGGATGCCATACGACGCAGTCGTATCGACGCTCCCCCCGCAGGTGACTGCCGACCTTGCCGGTCTCGATATCGCCCCGATACCCTACCAGGGCGCCGCCTGCATGACCCTCGCGCTCGACCGGGACGTGACCGACGGCATATACTGGCTGAATATGAAGGATGCGGCCCCCTACGGTGCGGTGGTCTCCCACACCAACTTCGCCCCGCTCGAGTGGTACGGCGAGCATATCGTTTACCTGGCGTCGTACTTTACCGGCCGGCTCCCGGAGAACTTCGAGCAGTCGATGCTTGCCGACTTCTGCAGGCGCTTTGCCGTCGACGAAAGCGAGGTGCACTGGCACCGGCTCGCCGTCGACCCATATGCGGGCCCGGTCTACACGACAGGGCTCCGCAACCGCCTGCCCGCCTACGAAGAGCACGGGCTCTTCCTTGCCGGCATGTTCAGCCCGCCGAACTACCCGGAACGGAGCATGAACGGCTCGGTCGTCGCCGGGCAGGAAGTGGCGAAACGGGTTCTCGCGAGGTTTTTGGATGCGTGAGATCGAGGTGAGCGCCGTCCTGCCGGTCTACAACGACCTTGCGGCGCTCAAGACCGCCATACCGCGATCGCTCGAGGTGCTGGAGGCAATCGCACCCGGGAGGTTCGAACTGCTCGTCGCCGAGGACGGGAGCACCGACGGGAGCACGGGGTTCGTCAGGGAGTACGAGACGGGAGACCCCCGGGTCCGCCTGCTTCATGCCGACGAGCGGCTCGGGCGGGGGCGGGCGCTCAACCGCGCGTTTGCCGCGGCGGAGGGATCGATCGTCTGCTACTACGATGTCGACCTCGCCACCGACATGCAGCACCTCGCCGAACTGGTCGAGGCCATCCGGAACGGCTACGATGTCGCAACAGGCTCCCGTCTCCTCCCCGAAAGCGTTATCGTCCGGAGCGGCGGGCGGGAGATCGCGAGCAGGGGCTACAACATGCTCACCCGGACGATCCTCGGAAGCTCGCTTCACGACCACCAGTGCGGGTTCAAGGCGTTCCGACGTGACCGCCTTCTTTCCCTGCTTCCCTCGGTGACCGCAGGCCACTGGTTCTGGGACACCGAGGTGCTGGTGCGGGCGCAGAAGAACGGTTACCGGATACGGGAGTTTCCCGTGCGATGGCGGCAGGGGGAGGGGACGACGGTACGGAGAAAGGACGTAATTGAGATGGGATCGGCGATTGTGCATCTCTGGTGGCGGCTCCATGTGGAAAAAGGTTAGCGCCGTCGTCATCCCCACCCTGATCGCGATCGGGATCGTTGCCTACATGCTCTACCGCGTATGGGATGACCTCCTGCTGACGCTCGAGCACG is a window from the Methanoculleus oceani genome containing:
- a CDS encoding dolichyl-phosphate beta-glucosyltransferase codes for the protein MREIEVSAVLPVYNDLAALKTAIPRSLEVLEAIAPGRFELLVAEDGSTDGSTGFVREYETGDPRVRLLHADERLGRGRALNRAFAAAEGSIVCYYDVDLATDMQHLAELVEAIRNGYDVATGSRLLPESVIVRSGGREIASRGYNMLTRTILGSSLHDHQCGFKAFRRDRLLSLLPSVTAGHWFWDTEVLVRAQKNGYRIREFPVRWRQGEGTTVRRKDVIEMGSAIVHLWWRLHVEKG
- a CDS encoding flippase activity-associated protein Agl23; the protein is MKAAVFAARARERLSFEGLFLLILLVTIALRFYALDLKLFHHDEAIHAWFSYRLLTEGTYSYDPMYHGPFLYYMTAGIFSLLGDSDLVGRLLPALLGTLLVPLLYPIYKLGYLDRKQTLVAALFLAVSPNMVYFSRFLRNDIFIAFFSMVLLVALLYYFERQKMQYALIAGAAIGFGMSAKENMPIIILIFGVYLLYLIWTRKVRLPARWIRDLALGALVAVGIMAIFYSSFGAHPEVLMDGWLRAIEHWTSMHQAQRLGGPPYFYILLFLLYEVPILILAGVGVLQFVDIPGIVSRWRERRTGHAESPGETEGAKEEETAPEAVAPPIELAQGFKDRLREILSGTGELRPIDRQKEFARFAIFWMLLSLTVYAYIGEKVPWLILHQLLPMIFVAAYMMTTKKAVIAVLAGIFLVAMTFHVTFTPADINEPIVQVQNSEDLREVFAKIDAADKVAVATDSYWPLPWYYRGDRASKLAYYSQKVSEPTIYGGDFDLVITHDGDTYPTLEGYVMKTSRLNYWFSYEENKERLLEYYFLRDGKMGSRNLEVFSRVPAGTTT
- a CDS encoding NAD(P)/FAD-dependent oxidoreductase, producing the protein MKVCIVGGGLSGLVSALEIAGSHQVDLFERRPVPGGCLGSYRIGDYWIEEYYHHCFAGDTALLDLFDTLQVTDRLEWLKGTTGYYVDGTIHPLTTPTEILLYPHLTFTEKARLGLLTLRSRRFDAAALDGITAKDFILDNLGSGIYASFFEPLLKSKFGDRAGDVSAAWLISRIAIRSDRGAGGERLGYLKGGFRHFIARLEEEAARRGASIMPDSPVEEIRREGSGWLVNGMPYDAVVSTLPPQVTADLAGLDIAPIPYQGAACMTLALDRDVTDGIYWLNMKDAAPYGAVVSHTNFAPLEWYGEHIVYLASYFTGRLPENFEQSMLADFCRRFAVDESEVHWHRLAVDPYAGPVYTTGLRNRLPAYEEHGLFLAGMFSPPNYPERSMNGSVVAGQEVAKRVLARFLDA
- a CDS encoding tubulin/FtsZ family protein; amino-acid sequence: MRVFFIGFGQAGGKIVDMFIEQDKRMQTQSFRGIAVNTARTDLMGLKNIELKDRLLIGQTVVKGHGVGTDNVTGARVTADEIDAIINAIDSRGTHDVDAFVIIAGLGGGTGSGGSPVLARHLKRIYREPVYAIGILPAPEEGRLYSYNAARSLSTLVNEADNTFIFDNSAWKNEGESVKDAYSRLNDEIVRRFGVLFRAGEVGKAGVGEMVVDSSEVINTLRGGGISTVGYAISEKVSPRTKQNQGLLSGLMRKKEKTEEVLTGEDKSAKIIALVRRAMLGRLTLPCDYSTAERGLVLLAGPPDEMDRKGVEKSKSWVEENIAGVEVRGGDYPVQSDYVAAVVVLATIGNAPRITDLLEIAKSTKEDVLKSKEKRSTMFDDGIEPLFE